The following are encoded together in the Calditrichota bacterium genome:
- a CDS encoding glycosidase, with the protein MKDVADFGQFSELFRRHPRNPILTASDWPYPANAVFNPGAVQFDGATLLLARVEDMRGFSHLTVARSADGVSNWQIDPQPTFPPDPGHHPEELWGVEDPRIVWLEELERYAITYTAFSERGPLVSLTMTKDFRTFERRGPIMPPEDKDSSLFPRRFKGRWLLIHRPMPVTPGAGAHIWVSYSPDLTHWGDHRILLEARQGGWWDARKIGLNTPPIETPEGWLIIYHGVRTTAAGAIYRLGLALLDLDEPTRVISRSDSWVFGPRELYERVGDVADVVFPCGAILDPVTKEIRLYYGAADTTIALATANLSDLLAHLKGKK; encoded by the coding sequence TCTGATTGGCCGTACCCGGCCAACGCGGTCTTTAACCCTGGTGCAGTGCAGTTCGACGGCGCGACGTTGTTGCTTGCCCGCGTGGAAGACATGCGCGGCTTCTCCCACTTGACGGTGGCCCGCAGCGCCGATGGTGTCTCCAACTGGCAGATTGACCCGCAGCCGACCTTTCCTCCTGACCCAGGGCATCACCCTGAGGAGCTGTGGGGCGTGGAAGATCCGCGGATCGTGTGGTTAGAGGAGCTGGAGCGCTACGCCATTACCTACACTGCTTTCTCGGAACGTGGTCCGCTGGTCTCGCTGACCATGACCAAGGATTTTCGCACCTTCGAGCGGCGGGGCCCAATCATGCCGCCCGAGGACAAGGATTCATCGCTTTTTCCCAGGCGCTTCAAAGGGCGGTGGTTGCTCATCCATCGCCCCATGCCGGTGACTCCCGGGGCCGGGGCGCACATCTGGGTGTCCTATTCGCCTGACCTCACGCACTGGGGCGACCACAGGATCCTGCTGGAAGCGAGGCAAGGCGGGTGGTGGGACGCGCGCAAGATCGGCCTCAACACGCCGCCCATTGAGACGCCCGAGGGATGGCTCATCATCTACCACGGCGTGCGCACCACTGCTGCGGGGGCCATCTACCGCCTGGGGCTTGCCCTGTTGGACCTCGATGAACCGACGCGGGTTATATCTCGGTCGGATAGTTGGGTCTTCGGGCCGCGCGAGCTGTACGAACGCGTCGGCGACGTGGCCGACGTGGTGTTCCCATGCGGCGCGATCCTTGACCCGGTCACCAAGGAAATACGCCTCTACTACGGAGCGGCAGACACCACCATTGCCCTGGCTACCGCAAACCTGAGTGATCTCCTTGCGCACCTGAAGGGCAAGAAGTGA